The DNA sequence CAACACACTTAATAATTATTTTAGGTTGTGAAccagctagagggcgtggacggtaactTGCATTTCCGCTACAGCTCATGAAAAGACTGAACTGGatcgagcctgcagcatttttaCTTTTGTCGTGTTGGACGGCCTTTTTTCTATCTTATGTATCGGTGTATTCTTCTGAGCACTGTCCATATTCCGtgcttgtttgatattgtttgttGTGTTTTGACGTTTTCAATGTGTTTGTTTATCAGACAATGGTGCTTCTAAATATCGAAATTATTGTAAATGGCGTTTTTCCCAATATTCTTTGTTTACTTATCACATTACATTTTCTGAAACTTATAGAGCGAGAATACGGTGGAAAATGTGCCATTTGTCATTGAATCGTCACAAACTGAAGACTGTCAAACCCATGAAACTATTAACTCAACAATTTTGATTACAAATGATATGAACGGAGCTGAGTTGCAATGTTTGATGGATGAAGATAATGGAAAGATGCAGAAGAAAAGCAGTATTTTGAATGTAAAGACGACAACTGGTAGGCCATAATGCTAAGATaagtaaaacaaaagaaaaataaatttcactttcccgataatttttaagtattctTTAATATATATTCTTCTAAACTCAATGGAGGTAGTAGCTTGTATATATCACAATGTACCTAACTTTAGTAAAATAATGGTCAAAACCCTTTATTGGTAGAAATTAAGTGTATAATCACTGGAGATCAGGCTAAGTGAAAACAGGAAACAGGTAGTTTGGAGAAACCAAACAGGTATTATTGAaacattcattttgcatatgtataGTTGATAAACaataaattgtataaatattATCTATTACAGAATGGTCATTTTAAATTTGAGTATAAGGTTTGATGTctataaatttgttaaatttgtcTAAGGCGCCATGTGTACCTATTTtccaaataaaactgaaactagaGAGTACAATTTATGTTTAGACACCTTTTAAATCAAACAGTTTTATTGGGTATAAGCATTAcgcatttgttgttttatttcgtAATGATAGATACTTAGTTTTCTTTTTGGTACTGTTAGCTAGaattttttcttacatatttctttttcagagaATAACTTATTTATTCACTTTAATACTTCCAGTGAAAGTATCGACATCATCGCCTACATTTAACATAGGCAGTACGGCCAACATGACTTGCGAATTCAACCATATTCGTGGTTGGAGTAGCATAGAGATCCGTAAAAACTGTAGTAACACGGAGGTCGTCACTATTGCCTCTTTACAAATAACCGGAGTGAATCGAATTTCACAATAGAAAAACATATTGTTCTGTCAGAAAATGATTCTACTGCGTCTTGGGCTAAACTAACCTTACATTTCGAGAACATTACGTGCAGCGATGCTTGTGGTCAAGGTGGTGAAATTGAATACATGTGTGCAGTGAAAATTGGAGACAGTTGGGTGACAGATTCTGCGAAACTagaatttcaaagtttgtttaacatttagtttgtgttattttatgcatttttgaaaaacaaaaaacctgATAATACACAAACGCAAACGCCTGTGTTGCTTTTATTGTAAGTGCTTcatactaaattaaaaaaaaaaataatccaacTGATAACTGTTACAATGAAGAACGAGAATGGTCCCGAAGTTACTTAAGATttgcatttaaaactttattattcaAGTAATTGTTTTACATTATGTACATAAAGACATATTACTATGCTTctagtttatttaaatttttttcagcgACGCCTTCAATGCCAGTAATTTCAACAGAGCAAGACAAGTTTTACCGTGGACAGGAAGCGGTTATTAAATGCACCGGAAATGTCGGTATGCctacacaaaatatgaatatgAAAGAAAATTCGACCGAACTGCCAACACGCTTGTTGGATTCAGAAGTAATTTTCGACAATAACACGTGTGCAAATGTTCAGACTATTACATATACATTTACAGTTACAGATGACATGGATGGCTTTTTGTACCAATGTGAAACAAGCTATGATAACGGATCAAAACGGTCAAATGTTGAAACTGTTAATGTGGCAGATCCAAGTACGTATTCCGTCTTTCTTAGCTATAATTTACGTCTTTTCAAATTCAGTACCAACGTACCTGTAATCAGCATTGTGTATCCTGCTATATAGAATTTAGTGACAAAAAGCCACAAATTGTTCTCTTGTATAAATGTGAAGTATTCAGACAAAAAGttcagatatttttaaaaacatatattactTTTATCACTAATCAAGTATAAATGTGAAGTATTCAGACAAAAAGTTAAGATATTGTTAATAACATATTACTTTTATCACTAATCAAATAACTTGGAAAAAATACTCTGTCTAccttttatgttttattgaatgcatattttttttctcaaatgtttcaGTATTATATTTCTCTGATGGAAGCAAGACGGCAATTGTTGGAAGCAGCAAGGTTATACAGTGTGTTCTTACTTCAACAATGAACATGACAGATATTGTTATCAGTAAATTTGACAGTGAAATATGTGCGGTCAGTAGCGCTAGTGTCGGAATTTGTAAAGCATCAAGGTTTTCAGCACATGGCAATTATTCTAACGATGGTACTATGTTTACCATGACGGTGACATTGCAGAATGTAGCCTGTGAACACGAAGGCCCTTATGTATGCGTAGCTGTTGGCATTAAAACTCTCAAAACTTCTATGGAATTCCAAGTAAAATGTGAGGAATCTTCCCTAATGACCACCTTTTTTATCTGTATGTTGATGcagttgaaaatatttttatcatagtCTGTGCCATACTACTACTATCATGCAGTTTGAGAagttttgtttgcttgttttgtgtttaacgccgttttacagtatttcagtcatgtaacggcaggcagtttaccttaccagtgctcctagattctgtaccagtacaaacctgttctccgcaagtaactgccaacttccccacatgaattatcagaggtggaggacgaatgatttcagacacaatgttttacatcatatcgtcacggagaacatacgccccgcccgaggatcgaactcgcggccccgcgatctgtagaccaacgctatccctactgagctaagcgggcgggtagtTTGGGAAGTAGACAgatcaaaattataaatataatgaataaTTTTTCGTATCATATCGAGGTGTAAATGTGTATGCTTATTTTACAGCGATAGCAACTAAACCGGAACTACGCCTACCAACGACGCTTGTGGAAGACCAGAAAGCGGAATGGGAAGATCAGCTCAACTGTACTGCCGAGTTAGGCTATCCCGAAAATGGTAGACGACTAGAGGTTCAAATAAGATCAAACGTCTTAAACTCTTTTGAAGAATACGAAACATCAATAAGAGAACGTGGAGGCTGCAGGCAAAATGCATCTTTCTATCTAAGGCAGGCAGTGTTTAGTAAAGAACACAACGGCTCGTTAATTAGATGCGCTATTCTTGATAAAGACGATAAAGTAATCGCAAGCAGCAGTGAGAGGGAAATAAAGTTGTTAAAAAGTAGGTACCTTTTGAGACTTATCTGATTAAAAAATATGACAAGTTAACCAAGTGGTCAATATAATTTGAACTCGACTGAGTCGTTATTATATATTGTGTGAACTCGATTGTTTAGTAGAATAATAAACgcttataatatatatgtatatgctgTCACATATAATGGCTTGATATACATACGCAATTTTACCATACGTATTACAAAttgttttaacgtcgcaccaacacaaatATAGTTCATATGGCAAATTCCCGgccttgatggtggaggaagaccacatgTCCCCttccgtgctttatttcatcaagggggttgggggagggggctTCTGGGTAGAACCAGCTCGAACACAAATCGGCGATTTGATATTACTTATTGCATGTTTTCTTTTGCAAAGGCCTTTAAAATTATGGGCTTTAATTTTTGTTGTGTACACAAACGCATACATTTACCTACTCCTGTATTTTTACCTATTCCTGTATTTCTGTGTATTTGGAGTATTGTATGAACAGCTGCGTTCCTGAAATTTGTATTACTTTCTGTACTTCTGacaattatttagaaaaattaATAAGCTTTAATTATTTAGATTCAAAAATCCAAATTGTAACAACAATCACGTTATTCTATTCTATAAATGACTTTTTACG is a window from the Mercenaria mercenaria strain notata chromosome 7, MADL_Memer_1, whole genome shotgun sequence genome containing:
- the LOC128558399 gene encoding uncharacterized protein LOC128558399 — translated: MCAVKIGDSWVTDSAKLEFQTTPSMPVISTEQDKFYRGQEAVIKCTGNVGMPTQNMNMKENSTELPTRLLDSEVIFDNNTCANVQTITYTFTVTDDMDGFLYQCETSYDNGSKRSNVETVNVADPILYFSDGSKTAIVGSSKVIQCVLTSTMNMTDIVISKFDSEICAVSSASVGICKASRFSAHGNYSNDGTMFTMTVTLQNVACEHEGPYVCVAVGIKTLKTSMEFQVKSIATKPELRLPTTLVEDQKAEWEDQLNCTAELGYPENGRRLEVQIRSNVLNSFEEYETSIRERGGCRQNASFYLRQAVFSKEHNGSLIRCAILDKDDKVIASSSEREIKLLKNVCLAEDNREYELHPFICQRYVRCVGERLYDHECAKGACASLDDPTRICSDLHCTGCR